A DNA window from Ipomoea triloba cultivar NCNSP0323 chromosome 10, ASM357664v1 contains the following coding sequences:
- the LOC116033677 gene encoding codeine O-demethylase-like yields the protein METGVKTDTERLGASLPVPSVQQMAKEKPAVIPSRYVRHEGGNGESPAPAKPCSASDVPVIDMQKLLSEEWGDSELQKLHFACKDWGFFQLINHGVDSSLIERAKYEVQNLFNLPLEEKKKYEKVAGEAQGFGQLFVVSEEQKLDWADLFYLRTLPLHIRSPHIFPILPEAFRDTVEAYSLEVHKLAMKVLSLVAQNLGIELEEMRMLFEEGMQSIRMNYYPPCPQPELVMGLSPHSDPGGLTILLQVNETNGLEIKKDGAWIPIVPVPNAFIVNVGDSLEIFTNGVYRSIEHRGIVSRDKERISIATFLSPRDTLDAYSLELHKLAMKVLSLVAKNLGIKDEEMTMLFEEGMQSIRMNYYPPCPQPELVMGLSPHSDPGGLTILLQVNETQGLEIRKDGAWIPIVPIPNAFIVNVGDSLEIFTNGAYRSIEHRAIVSRGMDRISVATFLSPRLDAELGPAISLITPQNPANFKRVTVTDFFRLFFGRKLDGKSQVDAFRVNK from the exons ATGGAGACCGGAGTGAAAACTGATACGGAGAGGCTGGGGGCCTCTCTCCCTGTGCCTAGCGTCCAACAGATGGCGAAGGAGAAACCCGCCGTGATTCCAAGCCGTTATGTACGCCATGAGGGTGGCAATGGAGAATCTCCGGCACCGGCCAAGCCATGTTCCGCCTCCGATGTGCCGGTGATCGACATGCAAAAGTTGCTGTCTGAGGAGTGGGGAGATTCGGAACTTCAGAAGTTGCACTTTGCCTGCAAAGATTGGGGTTTCTTTCAG CTAATAAATCATGGGGTGGACTCTTCACTGATTGAGAGGGCAAAATATGAGGTCCAAAATCTGTTCAATCTGCCAttggaagaaaagaagaagtatGAGAAGGTGGCAGGGGAAGCACAAGGTTTTGGTCAACTCTTTGTTGTATCTGAAGAGCAGAAGCTTGATTGGGCAGATCTGTTTTACCTAAGAACCCTACCACTCCATATAAGATCACCTCACATTTTTCCTATTCTACCAGAGGCTTTcag GGATACTGTGGAAGCATACTCATTAGAAGTGCATAAGCTTGCCATGAAGGTTCTAAGCCTTGTAGCACAAAATTTGGGAATAGAACTCGAAGAAATGAGAATGCTTTTTGAAGAAGGAATGCAGTCAATTAGGATGAATTATTATCCACCATGTCCTCAACCAGAGCTTGTTATGGGTCTAAGCCCTCACTCTGATCCTGGTGGGTTAACTATACTCCTCCAAGTGAATGAAACAAATGGTCTTGAAATTAAAAAGGATGGAGCTTGGATTCCCATTGTGCCAGTTCCAAATGCATTCATTGTTAATGTTGGTGATTCTCTAGAg ATCTTTACAAATGGAGTTTATCGCAGCATTGAACATAGAGGAATAGTAAGTAGAGACAAGGAGAGGATATCTATTGCAACATTTCTTAGCCCAAG GGATACATTGGATGCTTACTCACTAGAACTGCACAAGCTTGCCATGAAGGTTTTAAGCCTTGTGGCAAAAAATCTGGGAataaaagatgaagaaatgacAATGCTTTTTGAAGAAGGAATGCAATCGATTAGGATGAACTATTATCCGCCATGTCCCCAGCCAGAGCTTGTTATGGGCCTTAGCCCTCACTCTGATCCTGGTGGCCTAACTATACTCCTTCAAGTGAATGAAACGCAAGGTCTTGAAATTAGAAAAGATGGAGCTTGGATTCCCATTGTGCCAATTCCTAATGCCTTCATTGTTAATGTTGGGGATTCTCTAGAG ATCTTTACAAATGGAGCTTACCGCAGCATTGAGCATAGGGCTATAGTAAGCAGAGGCATGGATAGGATATCTGTTGCAACATTTCTCAGCCCAAGGTTGGATGCCGAGTTAGGTCCAGCAATTAGTCTTATCACCCCACAGAACCCAGCAAATTTCAAGAGAGTTACCGTAACTGATTTTTTTCGTTTATTTTTTGGACGAAAGCTTGATGGGAAATCACAGGTTGATGCCTTTAGGGTTAACAAGTAA
- the LOC116033672 gene encoding protein SRG1-like: MAAAVETDAQSLGASSLPVPSVQQLAKENPTLLPTRYIRDDIESPAASPSVSDVPVIDMQKLLCEDSGDSELQKLHFACRDWGFFQVINHGVNSSLVEKAKCEAQAFFNLPLEVKQNKYGQVAGEREGYGQQFVVSEEQKHDWADMFYIQTLPLEVRSPQLFPNLPEAFRNTIEAYSLEVHKLAMKILSLVAKILGIKAEEMSMLFEEGMQSIRMNYYPPCPQPELVLGLSPHSDAGGLTILLQANETQGLEIKKDGIWIPIVPIHNAFIVNIGGSLEIFTNGIYSSIEHRGVVNREKERISIATFHSPKMNGELGPASNLITPQTPAKFKRVSVMDYFRQFLGRKLDGKSHVDAYKITC; encoded by the exons ATGGCAGCCGCCGTGGAAACTGATGCGCAAAGCCTTGGTGCCTCATCACTCCCAGTGCCTAGCGTCCAGCAGCTAGCAAAGGAGAATCCCACCCTGCTTCCAACCCGTTATATTCGTGACGATATCGAATCTCCGGCGGCATCACCTTCCGTCTCCGATGTGCCGGTGATTGACATGCAAAAGTTACTGTGTGAGGACTCAGGGGATTCTGAACTTCAGAAGCTGCACTTTGCCTGCAGAGATTGGGGTTTCTTTCAG GTGATAAATCATGGAGTGAATTCTTCATTGGTGGAGAAAGCAAAATGCGAGGCCCAGGCCTTCTTCAATCTGCCATTAGAAGTAAAGCAAAACAAGTATGGGCAGGTGGCAGGGGAAAGAGAAGGATACGGTCAGCAATTTGTTGTATCTGAGGAGCAAAAACATGATTGGGCAGATATGTTTTACATTCAAACCCTACCACTAGAAGTGAGATCACCTCAACTTTTTCCTAATCTACCAGAGGCTTTCAG GAATACTATAGAAGCCTACTCACTTGAAGTGCACAAGCTTGCCATGAAGATTCTAAGCCTTGTGGCAAAAATTTTGGGAATAAAAGCTGAAGAAATGAGTATGCTTTTTGAAGAAGGGATGCAGTCAATTAGAATGAATTATTATCCGCCATGCCCCCAACCAGAACTTGTTTTGGGCTTGAGCCCTCACTCTGATGCAGGCGGTCTAACCATACTCCTTCAAGCAAATGAAACACAAGGTCTTGAGATAAAAAAGGATGGGATTTGGATTCCCATTGTGCCAATTCATAATGCCTTTATTGTCAACATTGGGGGTTCTTTGGAG ATCTTTACAAATGGAATTTATAGCAGCATTGAGCATAGAGGAGTAGTAAACCGAGAGAAAGAGAGGATATCTATTGCAACATTTCACAGCCCAAAGATGAATGGTGAGCTAGGTCCAGCAAGTAACCTTATCACCCCACAAACTCCAGCAAAATTCAAGAGGGTTAGCGTAATGGATTATTTTCGACAGTTTCTTGGACGAAAACTTGATGGGAAATCACATGTTGATGCCTATAAAATCACATGTTga
- the LOC116033668 gene encoding protein SRG1-like has product MAAAVETDAQSLGASSLPVPSVQQLAKENLTLVPTCYIRDDIESPAASSCSASDVPVIDMQKLLCEESGDSELQKLHFACRDWGFFQLINHGVNSSLVEKAKCEAQAFFNLPLEVKQNKYGQVAGEREGFGQQFVVSEEQKLDWADMFYIQTLPLQVRSPQLFPNLPEAFRNTIEAYSLEVHKLAMKILSLVAKILGIKDEEMSTLFEEGMQSIRMNYYPPCPQPELVLGLSPHSDAGGLTILLQANETQGLEIKKDGIWVPIVPIPHAFIANIGGSLEIFTNGIYSSIEHRGVVNREKERISIATFHSPKLNGELGPASNLITPQTPAKFKRVTVMDYFRQFLGGKLDGKSHVDAYKIS; this is encoded by the exons ATGGCAGCCGCCGTGGAAACTGATGCGCAAAGCCTTGGCGCCTCATCACTCCCAGTGCCTAGTGTCCAGCAGCTAGCAAAGGAGAATCTCACCCTGGTTCCAACCTGTTATATTCGTGACGATATCGAATCTCCGGCGGCATCATCATGTTCCGCCTCCGATGTGCCGGTCATCGACATGCAAAAGTTACTGTGTGAGGAATCTGGAGATTCTGAACTTCAGAAGCTGCACTTTGCCTGCAGAGATTGGGGTTTCTTCCAG CTGATAAATCATGGAGTGAATTCTTCATTGGTGGAGAAAGCAAAATGCGAGGCCCAAGCCTTCTTCAATCTACCATTAGAAGTAAAGCAAAACAAGTATGGGCAGGTGGCAGGGGAAAGAGAAGGATTCGGTCAGCAATTTGTTGTGTCTGAGGAGCAAAAACTTGATTGGGCAGATATGTTTTACATTCAAACCCTACCACTACAAGTGAGATCACCTCAACTTTTTCCTAATCTACCAGAGGCTTTCAG GAATACTATAGAAGCCTACTCACTTGAAGTGCACAAGCTTGCCATGAAGATTCTAAGCCTTGTGGCAAAAATTTTGGGAataaaagatgaagaaatgagTACGCTTTTTGAAGAAGGGATGCAGTCAATTAGAATGAATTATTATCCACCATGCCCCCAACCAGAACTTGTTTTGGGCTTGAGCCCTCACTCTGACGCAGGCGGTCTAACTATACTCCTTCAAGCAAATGAAACACAAGGTCTTGAGATAAAAAAGGATGGGATTTGGGTTCCCATTGTACCAATTCCTCATGCCTTTATTGCCAACATTGGGGGTTCTTTGGAG ATCTTTACAAATGGAATTTATAGCAGCATTGAACATAGAGGAGTAGTAAACCGAGAGAAAGAGAGGATATCTATTGCAACATTTCACAGCCCAAAATTGAATGGTGAGCTAGGTCCAGCAAGTAACCTTATCACCCCACAAACTCCAGCAAAATTCAAGAGGGTTACCGTCATGGATTATTTTCGTCAGTTTCTTGGAGGAAAACTTGATGGGAAATCACATGTTGATGCCTATAAAATTAGCTGA